The following are encoded in a window of Gossypium raimondii isolate GPD5lz chromosome 13, ASM2569854v1, whole genome shotgun sequence genomic DNA:
- the LOC105782502 gene encoding uncharacterized protein LOC105782502, translated as MEELKNYGHQHPLLMLNEEQLLGNGNGVVDCSRCGEKVSAPCFSCVECSGFYLHKTCAQAPLELNHPFHRHHPLLLLQNPPSSYTRCVCDFCDETCEKFIYHCSCGLNFHIKCALFTFNIAERNLKELEHVALEDPSFSSKNDGGNLGKCFACWEPLAIYTYFSLDCGFNLHKKCAELPAKMGHVCHRKHPLLLQFNSEQHSCKICQVTQQRGFLYGCSTCNLAIHIDCLSPLPVIEDKSHQHPFTLFWRQIPFICDACGTEGHHVAYACCTCSIMVHKKCISLPSIIQHVFHVHRVFHTYFIHKEYSESLNCIWCHEVVDTEYGSYFCADCNVIFHVNCALKEKEWYCIVSQENEDDKSLDIPVNSITKVLETNDAGEATLIEHCKHRHYLMLSDKISEHGDKCCDGCLLLISAKFYHCMRCDFFLHKSCAELPKMDLILDHRCAGKPFSGSKSFILTSDCMFECDICGYLSNGFSYKCNECGIHRCVQCATLQNDVKIPGHKHPLLLYYDYQEQCSGCGGDISCAFRCKDCNFNLCNLCVIRPTRVRHKCDEHILALTYDKVNDYAKYHYCDICEKERDPKYWFYQCETCDTSVHVNCVLGEYSFIKLGSTYNEGNHEHPLAFVKKIHYYPKCVKCDKPCEDLSLECAEPRCNYIAHWKCRYQW; from the coding sequence ATGGAAGAGCTAAAGAACTACGGGCATCAACATCCACTGTTGATGTTAAATGAAGAGCAGTTGCTTGGCAATGGCAATGGAGTTGTTGATTGCTCAAGGTGTGGGGAGAAGGTGTCAGCTCCATGTTTTAGCTGTGTGGAGTGCAGTGGGTTTTACCTCCACAAGACGTGTGCCCAGGCACCTTTGGAGCTTAATCATCCTTTTCATCGCCACCATCCTCTCCTGCTTTTGCAGAATCCACCATCTTCTTACACAAGGTGCGTTTGCGATTTCTGTGATGAAACATGTGAGAAATTCATTTACCATTGCTCTTGTGGCTTGAACTTTCATATTAAATGTGctttgtttacatttaatattgctgaaagaaatttgaaagagCTTGAGCATGTGGCCCTTGAGGATCCATCGTTTTCCTCTAAGAACGATGGTGGAAACCTGGGTAAGTGCTTTGCGTGTTGGGAACCATTAGCAATTTATACATACTTCTCTCTTGATTGTGGGTTTAATTTGCATAAGAAATGTGCTGAGCTTCCTGCCAAAATGGGTCATGTGTGCCATCGCAAACATCCTCTTCTTCTGCAATTTAATAGTGAACAGCATTCTTGCAAGATATGCCAAGTAACCCAACAAAGAGGCTTTCTGTATGGTTGCTCAACTTGTAATTTGGCTATTCATATTGATTGTTTATCGCCATTACCAGTTATTGAAGATAAAAGTCATCAACACCCATTCACCTTGTTTTGGAGACAAATTCCATTCATTTGTGATGCTTGTGGCACCGAAGGACATCATGTTGCCTATGCATGTTGTACATGCAGTATTATGGTCCATAAAAAATGCATTTCATTGCCAAGCATTATCCAACACGTGTTCCATGTCCATCGTGTTTTTCACACGTATTTCATTCACAAGGAATATTCTGAAAGTTTGAATTGCATATGGTGCCATGAAGTTGTCGATACAGAGTACGGTAGTTACTTCTGTGCAGATTGTAATGTTATATTCCATGTGAATTGtgcattaaaagaaaaggagtgGTATTGCATAGTATCACAGGAAAATGAAGATGACAAGTCTCTTGATATACCTGTTAACTCCATCACTAAGGTTCTTGAGACGAATGATGCTGGAGAAGCCACACTCATAGAACATTGCAAGCATAGGCACTACTTGATGTTAAGTGACAAAATCAGCGAGCATGGTGATAAATGTTGTGATGGGTGCTTGTTATTGATCTCCGCTAAGTTCTACCATTGCATGCGGTGTGATTTCTTTCTTCATAAATCTTGTGCTGAATTACCTAAGATGGACCTTATTTTGGATCATCGTTGTGCTGGAAAGCCTTTTTCTGGATCAAAATCCTTCATCCTTACTTCAGACTGCATGTTCGAATGTGATATATGCGGGTACCTTTCTAATGGATTTTCTTATAAATGTAATGAATGTGGAATTCACAGGTGCGTTCAATGTGCAACTCTCCAAAATGATGTAAAAATTCCAGGGCATAAACACCCTCTTCTTCTCTATTATGATTATCAGGAGCAGTGTAGTGGTTGTGGGGGGGATATCTCTTGCGCATTTCGTTGCAAGGAttgcaattttaatttatgcaatttatgtGTTATACGACCAACTAGAGTTAGACACAAATGCGATGAACATATTCTTGCACtcacttatgacaaggttaaTGATTATGCAAAATATCATTATTGTGACATTTGTGAGAAAGAAAGGGATCCAAAGTACTGGTTTTACCAGTGTGAAACTTGTGACACTTCTGTTCACGTGAATTGCGTTCTTGGAGAATATTCATTCATCAAACTCGGAAGCACCTACAATGAGGGAAACCATGAACACCCTCTCGCTTTTGTCAAGAAGATTCATTACTATCctaaatgtgttaaatgtgaTAAGCCCTGTGAAGATCTTTCTCTTGAATGTGCAGAACCAAGATGTAACTATATTGCTCATTGGAAATGCAGATATCAGTGGTAG
- the LOC105782503 gene encoding uncharacterized protein LOC105782503, with protein sequence MEELKNYGHQHPLLMLNEEQLLGNGNGVVDCSRCGEKVSAPCFSCVECSGFYLHKTCAQAPLELNHPFHRHHPLLLLQTPPYTSYTRCVCDFCDETCEKFIYHCSCGLDFHIKCALFTFNIAERNLKELEHVALEDPSFSSKNDGGNLGKCFACWEPLVIHTYFSLDCGFNLHKKCAELPPKMGHVCHRKHPLLLQFNSERLSCKICQVTKRRGFLYGCSTCNLAIHIDCLSPLPVIEDKSHQHPFTLIWRQIPFICDACGTEGHHVAYACCTCSIMVHKKCISLPRILQHSFHVHRVFHTYFIHKEYFESLNCIMCHEVVDTEHGSYFCADCNVIFHVDCALKEKKLYCIVSQENEADKSLDIPVNSINKVLERNDAGEATVIEHCKHKHHLILSDNIREHGDKCCDGCLLLISAKFYHCSRYLSNGFSYKCNECGEADCLRCLDLFLQDAVKIPGHKHPLLFYFHYEEQCSACGRDIIRAFRCKDCNLHLCHLCALRPTRVRHKCDQHILALTYDKVNDYTKYHYCDICEKERDPKHWFYYCETCDTSVHVDCVLGKYSFIKLGSTYNEGNHEHPLTFVKKIHYYPECVKCGKRCEDLSVECAELGCNYIAHWKCRNRW encoded by the exons ATGGAAGAGCTAAAGAACTACGGGCATCAACATCCACTGTTGATGTTAAATGAAGAGCAGTTGCTTGGCAATGGCAATGGAGTTGTTGATTGCTCAAGGTGTGGGGAGAAGGTGTCAGCTCCATGTTTTAGCTGTGTGGAGTGCAGTGGGTTTTACCTCCACAAGACGTGTGCCCAGGCACCTTTGGAGCTTAATCATCCTTTTCATCGCCACCATCCTCTCCTGCTTCTGCAGACTCCACCTTACACTTCTTATACAAGGTGCGTTTGCGATTTCTGTGATGAAACATGTGAGAAATTCATTTACCATTGCTCTTGTGGCTTGGACTTTCATATTAAATGTGctttgtttacatttaatattgcggaaagaaatttgaaagagCTAGAGCATGTGGCCCTTGAGGATCCATCGTTTTCCTCTAAAAACGATGGTGGAAACCTGGGTAAGTGCTTTGCGTGTTGGGAACCATTAGTAATTCATACATACTTCTCTCTTGATTGTGGGTTTAATTTGCATAAGAAATGTGCTGAGCTTCCTCCCAAAATGGGTCATGTGTGCCATCGCAAACATCCTCTTCTTCTGCAATTTAATAGTGAACGGCTTTCTTGCAAGATATGCCAAGTAACCAAACGAAGAGGCTTTCTGTATGGTTGCTCAACTTGTAATTTGGCTATTCACATTGATTGTTTATCGCCATTACCAGTTATTGAAGATAAAAGTCATCAACACCCATTCACCTTGATTTGGAGACAAATTCCATTCATTTGTGATGCTTGTGGCACCGAAGGACATCATGTTGCCTATGCATGTTGTACATGCAGTATTATGGTCCATAAAAAATGCATTTCATTGCCACGCATTCTCCAACACTCTTTCCATGTCCATCGTGTTTTTCACACGTATTTCATTCACAAggaatattttgaaagtttgaatTGCATTATGTGCCATGAAGTTGTCGATACAGAGCACGGTAGTTACTTCTGTGCAGATTGTAATGTTATATTCCATGTGGATTGTGCattgaaagaaaagaagttgTATTGCATAGTATCACAGGAAAATGAAGCTGACAAGTCTCTTGATATACCTGTTAACTCCATCAATAAGGTTCTTGAGAGGAATGATGCTGGAGAAGCCACAGTAATAGAACATTGCAAGCATAAGCACCACTTGATATTAAGTGACAATATCAGAGAGCATGGTGATAAATGTTGTGATGGGTGCTTGTTATTGATCTCCGCTAAGTTCTACCATTGCTCGCG GTACCTTTCTAATGGATTTTCTTATAAATGTAATGAATGTGGAGAAGCCGACTGCCTTCGATGTCTTGATCTATTTCTCCAAGATGCTGTAAAAATTCCAGGGCATAAACACcctcttcttttctattttcattatgAGGAGCAGTGTAGTGCTTGTGGGAGGGATATCATTCGCGCATTTCGTTGTAAGGATTGCAATCTTCACTTATGCCATTTGTGTGCTCTACGACCAACTAGAGTTAGACACAAATGCGATCAACATATTCTTGCACtcacttatgacaaggttaatgattatacaaaatatcattattgtgacatttgtgagaaagaaagagaTCCAAAGCACTGGTTTTACTATTGTGAAACTTGTGACACTTCTGTTCACGTGGATTGCGTTCTTGGAAAATATTCATTCATCAAACTCGGGAGCACCTACAATGAGGGAAACCATGAACACCCTCTCACATTTGTCAAGAAGATTCATTACTATCctgaatgtgttaaatgtggTAAGCGCTGTGAAGATCTTTCTGTTGAATGTGCAGAACTAGGATGTAACTATATTGCTCATTGGAAATGCAGAAATCGGTGGTAG